In the Mya arenaria isolate MELC-2E11 chromosome 11, ASM2691426v1 genome, one interval contains:
- the LOC128208550 gene encoding basic salivary proline-rich protein 2-like, producing MTGRKGSRPKMTGMGDKPKGNRLEGDKTEDHRPEDNKPEGYKPEGYKPEGDKPEDNKPEGDKPEGYKPEGDMPEDNKPDDNKPEGDKPEGDRPEGDKPEGDRPEEGDKPEGDKPKGDKPKGDKLKDDKPEGYKPEGDKLEDDKPEGYKPEGDRPEEDTPEGYRQEGDSPEGHKPEGDKQEGYRTEEGDRSEGDKPEGDRSEGDKPEGYRSEGEKPEGHKPKGNKPVGEKPEGDKPAGDKPAGDKPAVDKPEGDRSKGYRPEGDKPEGYKPESDKPEGDKPEGDKPEGDKPEGDKPEGDKPEGDKPEGDKPEGDKPEDGKPERDKPEGDNPESGKPEDGKPEGDKPAVDKPEGGKPEGGKPEGDKPEGDKPEGDKPEGDKPEGGKPEGEKPEGDKPESDKPEVDKPEGDKPEGGKPEDDKSEGDKPEGDRPEGDKPEDGKPEGDKPEGDMPEGDKPEGDKPEGDKPEGDKPEGDKPEGDKPEGDRLEGYRPEDNKPEDDKSDGEIPEGGRPEGNKPEGGGKPEGEGYFDEEHTLRQICRKLIQLAKHAKENARTFKSNRRQEVATWNNEGVNRRQEGKTRRSAHSNDDSNEDPMFDVTEQEDFSGLDDENKSDHSNDNISVTSEKSSDIGPWQEIIEEEVRDLMQEDTDLSESEVTKHVSEDLRGTYRKALLNIIGPS from the exons ATGACTGGTCGGAAAGGGTCAAGGCCGAAGATGACAGGCATGGGTGACAAGCCGAAGGGTAACAGACTGGAGGGTGACAAGACAGAAGATCACAGGCCAGAGGATAACAAGCCAGAGGGTTACAAGCCAGAGGGTTATAAACCAGAGGGTGACAAGCCGGAGGATAACAAGCCAGAGGGTGACAAGCCAGAGGGTTACAAGCCAGAGGGTGACATGCCGGAGGATAACAAGCCGGATGATAACAAGCCAGAGGGTGACAAGCCAGAGGGTGACAGGCCAGAAGGTGACAAGCCAGAGGGTGACAGGCCGGAGG AGGGTGATAAGCCAGAGGGTGACAAGCCAAAGGGTGACAAGCCAAAGGGTGACAAGCTAAAGGATGACAAACCAGAGGGTTACAAGCCTGAGGGTGACAAGCTAGAGGATGACAAGCCAGAGGGTTACAAGCCTGAGGGTGACAGGCCGGAGGAAGACACGCCTGAGGGTTACAGGCAAGAGGGAGACAGCCCTGAGGGTCACAAGCCAGAAGGTGACAAGCAGGAGGGTTACAGGACAGAAG AGGGTGACAGGTCAGAAGGTGACAAGCCTGAGGGTGACAGGTCAGAAGGTGACAAGCCTGAGGGTTACAGGTCAGAGGGTGAGAAGCCAGAGGGTCACAAGCCAAAGGGTAACAAACCAGTGGGTGAAAAGCCAGAAGGTGACAAGCCGGCGGGTGACAAGCCGGCGGGTGACAAGCCGGCGGTTGACAAGCCTGAGGGTGACAGGTCAAAGGGTTACAGGCCAGAGGGTGACAAGCCAGAGGGTTACAAGCCAGAGAGTGACAAGCCAGAGGGTGACAAGCCCGAGG GTGACAAGCCAGAGGGCGACAAGCCAGAGGGTGACAAGCCGGAGGGTGATAAGCCGGAGGGTGACAAGCCAGAGGGTGACAAACCGGAGGGTGACAAGCCAGAAGATGGCAAACCAGAGAGGGACAAGCCTGAGGGTGACAATCCTGAGAGTGGTAAGCCAGAGGATGGCAAGCCAGAGGGAGACAAGCCAGCGGTTGACAAGCCAGAAGGTGGCAAGCCAGAGGGTGGCAAGCCAGAGGGTGACAAGCCAGAGGGTGACAAGCCAGAGGGTGACAAGCCAGAGGGTGACAAGCCAGAGGGTGGCAAGCCAGAGGGTGAGAAGCCAGAGGGTGACAAGCCAGAGAGTGATAAGCCAGAAGTTGACAAGCCGGAGGGTGACAAGCCAGAGGGTGGCAAGCCGGAGGATGACAAGTCGGAGGGTGACAAGCCAGAGGGTGACAGGCCGGAGGGTGACAAACCAGAGGATGGCAAGCCAGAAGGTGACAAGCCAGAAGGAGACATGCCGGAGGGTGACAAGCCAGAGGGTGACAAGCCAGAGGGTGACAAACCGGAGGGTGACAAGCCAGAGGGTGACAAGCCAGAGGGTGACAAGCCAGAGGGTGACAGGCTGGAGGGTTACAGACCAGAGGATAACAAGCCAGAGGATGACAAGTCAGATGGAGAAATTCCAGAAGGAGGCAGGCCGGAGGGTAACAAGCCAGAAGGAG GGGGAAAGCCCGAGGGTGAGGGATATTTTGACGAGGAGCACACCCTGAGGCAGATCTGCAGGAAGTTGATCCAGCTCGCCAAGCACGCGAAAGAG AACGCAAGAACTTTTAAATCCAACAGGAGGCAGGAGGTAGCGACGTGGAACAATGAGGGAGTAAATAGGAGGCAGGAAGGAAAGACGAGGAG GTCTGCGCATTCTAACGACGATTCGAATGAAGATCCGATGTTTGACGTTACTGAACAAGAGGATTTTTCTGGACTTGATGATGAAAACAAGTCTGATCACAGCAACGACAACATATCTGTAACCTCCGAGAAATCTTCGGATATTGGACCTTGGCAAGAGATTATCGAGGAGGAAGTGCGTGATCTTATGCAGGAAGATACCGACCTTAGTGAAAGCGAAGTCACTAAGCATGTCTCCGAGGATTTGCGAGGTACTTACAGAAAGGCCcttttaaatattattggacCAAGTTGA
- the LOC128208549 gene encoding uncharacterized protein LOC128208549 encodes MASKHIRSFKDIVLNASDEIHDFTCSVCKDDNLNTEAKYFCGNCSKYYCDTCLTLHAKLLKEHIVIGRKDVDMRVVQRDALVTCELHPSKVLELLCEDHAELCCNLCVSLHHRMCRSIRLISDLASGIHMMADFKQLPVKVNKVLTSLNKMVEDSKKNQNSSQTSRQSILSRIRDLRKTLNQLLDEMEKKTVEAMDSVLADLGGSIQKDIDQCKNLHDELKALLDTIQTRGEDNKSTTYIGFRKTQDKMTVANKLLKQISTKAEVTVTFQPDKKTKQLLSEMKTMGNIRKYPGTQFQKNPTDVPIPRVIKKSSDISKVFKIQRTTLFSTKLKTDIKPCSITGITELPGGEIVLVDNKNCKVKVLNSMYKVTTHCDLPEYPWDISHISNNEVAVAVHL; translated from the exons ATGGCTTCAAAACACATACGATCATTCAAAGACATAGTGTTAAATGCCTCTGATGAGATACATGACTTTACCTGCTCTGTGTGTAAGGATGACAATCTCAACACCGAGGCCAAGTATTTCTGTGGGAACTGCTCTAAATATTACTGCGACACGTGTCTGACATTGCATGCAAAACTCCTCAAAGAGCATATTGTGATTGGCCGTAAGGATGTGGATATGCGGGTGGTGCAGAGAGACGCTCTGGTAACCTGTGAACTTCACCCTTCAAAGGTCTTGGAACTGCTTTGTGAAGACCACGCTGAGCTGTGTTGTAATCTCTGTGTATCGTTACACCACAG GATGTGCCGAAGCATCAGATTGATATCAGACTTAGCCAGCGGCATACACATGATGGCCGACTTCAAGCAGCTTCCTGTCAAAGTAAATAAGGTATTGACAAGCCTTAACAAAATGGTTGAGGATAGCAAGAAGAACCAGAACTCGTCGCAGACTTCAAGGCAGTCTATCCTTTCAAGGATCAGGGACCTGAGGAAGACACTGAACCAGCTGCTAGATGAGATGGAGAAGAAGACAGTGGAAGCAATGGACAGTGTCCTGGCTGACCTGGGTGGGTCAATACAGAAGGATATAGACCAGTGCAAAAACCTACATGACGAGCTAAAGGCCTTACTGGACACAATCCAAACCCGGGGTGAAGACAACAAGTCTACCACCTACATTGGCTTCAGGAAAACCCAGGACAAGATGACAGTGGCCAATAAACTTCTGAAGCAGATATCAACCAAAGCAGAGGTGACTGTCACATTCCAGCCTGACAAAAAAACGAAACAACTTCTGTCTGAGATGAAGACAATGGGAAACATCAGAAAATATCCTGGCACACAGTTTCAAAAAAATCCGACTGACGTGCCAATACCTAGAGTGATCAAAAAGTCCTCTGATATATCAAAAGTTTTTAAGATACAAAGGACAACATTATTCAGTACAAAACTAAAGACAGATATAAAGCCCTGTAGTATTACTGGTATTACAGAACTTCCAGGAGGAGAGATTGTTCTTGTAGACAATAAAAACTGTAAAGTAAAGGTGCTAAACAGCATGTACAAGGTCACAACCCACTGTGATCTCCCAGAGTATCCATGGGACATCAGCCACATCTCAAATAATGAAGTGGCTGTAGCCGTACATTTGTAA